The Lolium rigidum isolate FL_2022 chromosome 1, APGP_CSIRO_Lrig_0.1, whole genome shotgun sequence region AGAATGTCCAGTGGGAAATCACTCCAACTTATGTAGAAAAATTAGAGTGGGCGAAAACAAATGCAAGATGGTGTACAAATATTGTATGTTCAAAGAAGGATTTGTGGCAAGTTACACACATTGATAGAACTTATGAGGTTAATTTAGCTGAAAGAAAATGTGGCTGCTTCAAATGGGACTTGACAGGCATACCTTGCAAACATGCTGTAGCAGCCATTCACAAATCCAAACAATTTCCTGAGGATTATGTCAGTGACTTCTTTAAGAAGCCCATGTACAAAGAGACATACAAGAATTTGGTCTATCCTGTACCAGGACAACACGGATGGACCaaaacagattcacccgacatagACCCACCTGAGTACAAAACTAAGCGTGGaagaaagcaaaagaaaaggcggAGAGGGCAACATGAATCATCCAAGTCAACTGTTCAAAACAGAATGACATCTATCAAATGTTCAAATTGTAATCTCCAAGGCCATAGATACACAAATTGTGTTGCACCTTTGAAACCCCACTTGGCAGCAAGAAAAGCACAACACAAGGTAATCTTTTTATTGTATTTTACTGTCCCATAACATATTTACATGTTTCATAATTCTGCAATGTTTACCAAATTTGACATGTTTTGTAGACCGTGAGAAGGTTGCCAGATGCTACTCCACCGCAAGCACCTCAGCGCCATGATGCTCCACCGTCGGCTCCTCAACGTAATGCTGCTCCACCGTCAGCTCCTCGGCGCAATGCAGCTAGTAGTTCTTCTCACGAGTCTACTGCCACAGGGAGGACGTCAAATGTGCGAGGGTATGAAGGGTCAAGGCTTTATTCTTACTTCACAGCCGGTCTAAACTACCAACAAGAGAATTCCCAGTAATAATGATTGTCAGGTTGTTTTGGCCTTTATTATGTGCACAATGGCTACATGTGGGTACTTTTGGATGCTAGTATAACCTTAAGACTGCACCAATATTTTGGTCCATGATTTATGTTGGATGTATGGCAGAGTTTGTAATGGCCATCTGGGACCATCATTATATTTGTACTTCTATTTGTATGTCATCTGTTGTTGCCAATTGATATAAAATGTCCAAGTTGTTCTTTTTATAAGGAGatatcatgccaaaattttctagaATACTTTTCTTCAGGTTTGTTTGTAATAAAAGATGAAAAGGCTCAAACGTCATGCAGTATTTCTTGCTGCTAACGATTAGTACTAGACTAGAATGCAACAGATTAGTACAAGGCCTGGTGGATGTTGCAAAAAAGACGTAGACCTGGTGGTCTTTGCAACGCCCGGAACAGTGCCTGGTGCAAAGTGCAATTTCCTCTTGTGTATGTGCATCGTGCGTGTAATAAGCAAGAACTGTCACAAATCATATAATCTGTCTAACTAATATGAAATCACTGACTTTCAGAACTGTCATCCTAAGATGCAGGCTCACGCTTATCTTCAGCTTGGTGCATATACAGCCAAGGAAAGTTTCTTACAGCTAACTTCGGCCCAAGAAGAGAGCAAAACAAATATTCCAGATATGTATTATTCCAAATACTTACGAGTTTCAAACAACTTACTTTGGGGAAATTAGAAATGAACGATGTACTGGAGCTGCATCAGCGAAACAAGTTACTTCAAGCAAGAACACAGAAACATATGCATAAACCTCTGGCTGTGAAGATCCGGAGAAACACATTGATAAATCAAGTTATGGAAATTCTATTCAACAATCCAAACCAAGCTCTAGATGGAAGCCGGTGTCTAAACCAAAGCTCTTCATCAGAAATTGATAACTCATAGCACAACTGTAACAAGATTGCATCAGTTGACTGTCGATATGCCAAACCTTATAACAAGTTCTTCTCACTAGTACTTTCAACAAGTGTCAGCATTTCTTCTTTCCTGTTGTTGTTTCACTGAACAGCTCCATTGGAGCAGTCCAACATGGCTAGAATCGTAAGTATCGACAAGGCCTGGAACACTGTTGTCATAAGGATCAACTTTCCTGTTGTTGCTATGGTGAACACTATTGTAGATGAGGGAAGCTAAAGCGCATGCAAATTGAAATAATAAGCAAAACATTCGAAAGAAGCGGTTAATACACATTACAGGGCATGTTTGTAATGCAGGATTCCAAGGGAATTTAACAGGAACAAGTTCGTTTACTAAACAGACAGGAAAACTCTCGCATCCAAATGAAACCAAAAGATGCTGAAAGTTGGTTGATCTTAGAACAGATTGCAGATTCAGCAAGGCATGTTCAGAAACAATGTGTATGAACATGACATGTGACAAACAACTGATTCATAACTATGCCATGCTTTCTTCTATACTGGATGACGACCAAAACATATCAGAATTCAGGAAATGTTAGCAACTACCAAAACTGTAAGCCACATTCAATAGTAGACATCCAACATCCAGTTATAGTGCTAGAGGAACAACACAGAAACAGGACTTGGCAGCTTACTGTGCAGACTCCAGACTGAAAACTCCGTAGTGCAATAAGCATTTAAATACTTTTAGAGCTTGTTCTTGGTTCCTGCAATCTGAATCTAGTGGGCACTTTCCCTTTGAGAGTGGCAGCATAGTCTTCAGCAAGGCAAGGCGCAGCTTTCTTGTGAGGATTTATGAACTTCTCCATAAATACCTTCTCGCTCACCTGGGCTGCAGTATAGAAGCTTCGTTCGCGCTTTAGCAATCCATTTTCCTTAAGAAACTTCACAACATAGTACCGGGGTTTGAGCCGGGCCTCTAGGCTATAAGTGAGCATTGCCGGCCTGTGAGCAATGTACTCAGGCTCTAACCCAACCTCGTACATCAGGAACTCCGACATGCGCTGCAGCCTGTCTTGGGAGTTCCTCAGCACCACTGGAAGCTTTGCGACGGCAATGGCCACCTCAGCTTCCGACCACCCGAATGTCTTCCTCAGGAACTCCACCTTAGCAGCAATCTTCTCCTCACTGAGGAATGCGACAGCCAGCAGCGCGTGCCTGAACATGGCAGAGCCACGGCGCACACCGACATCCTCAGCGCGCTCCACCATCTCCTTGACGCGCTCCGGGTTGGTGGTGAGCAGCCTCGGCACAGGGACGCACAGCTTGACAATATCACAGTCACCTAGCCCGCACTCTCGCAGGAGCGCCACATTGGGCTTGACCACATTCTCGAGGTCAGAGCTGAGGAGGTAGGTGTTGTTCTTGAGCGCCTGGAGGAGGGTCTCGAACGAGCCGAAGAGAGGGACGTAGTACTTGAGCTTGGAGATGATGGTGGGGCGGCGGAAGCGGGCGGGGTCGACGAGGACGAGGCGGGCGATCTGGGAAGGGGAGAGCCCAAGGTCCCGGAGCTCGGCGAGGCGCTGGGCGAGGGTCTTGTCGACCTCGGAGCAGAGGAAGAGCGGGTCgtagacgacgacggcggcgacatcGGCGTGGGAGAGGCCGAGGTCGGAGAGGAAGGCGCGAACGGCTTCGGGCCTGGAGGGGGACTTGAGGTGGGAGAGTACCTTGGAGGCCTTGACGGCTTGCTTCGGGGTGAGGTGGCAGGACGCGACCAGATAGTCCTCCACCGCGAAGGAAAGAGGGCTAGCCGAcgttgcgacggcggcggcggcggtggtggtggcgaatcGGGTATTGGAGAAGAGGCATCGGTGGGGGAAAGAGTTGAGGGTAGTGGCGGCGCGGGGACGGAAAGAGAGAAGGAGGATGTGTTTCTGGAGGAGAAGcatggctggcggcggcggcggcgcaggcgacAGCGGGGGAGGGCGCGGCGCCGGCGAGAGTCAAAAAATATCTAAGAAGGAGAGCGGCTATCGCGCAAAATGTTATCTTCCCAATTTCTGGATGATGAAGGCGAGCGGTAATTGTAAATGGGGATTTGTCCATCGTTCAGTTTTTTGGCACCCTAGGATTCAAAACGGACAGTCAAGATTGTACACTAAACCCTAATTTCGTTCTTTCTACTGAACCTTCAAGGCCTCAAAACACCACCCCTTCGGCATCTCAAGCAAAGAAATTGCTCCCCTAAAATTTTAATTTGAAGCCCCAAAAGGCTTCTGAGCAAGGTAATAGTCTAACTAGCTAATTGTACATGCTCTGGAAACAAATGCATTGTTTCATGGCATTAGTGGCTTATCCATATTCATCTATAAATGTATTACCTCTGTTttgaaatactccctccgattcatattaattgacttcaatatggatgtatctagaactaaaatgtgtctagatacatccatattagagtcaattaatataaaccggagggagtatataaattTTTAGAAAGCTAGT contains the following coding sequences:
- the LOC124672431 gene encoding uncharacterized protein LOC124672431; its protein translation is MLLLQKHILLLSFRPRAATTLNSFPHRCLFSNTRFATTTAAAAVATSASPLSFAVEDYLVASCHLTPKQAVKASKVLSHLKSPSRPEAVRAFLSDLGLSHADVAAVVVYDPLFLCSEVDKTLAQRLAELRDLGLSPSQIARLVLVDPARFRRPTIISKLKYYVPLFGSFETLLQALKNNTYLLSSDLENVVKPNVALLRECGLGDCDIVKLCVPVPRLLTTNPERVKEMVERAEDVGVRRGSAMFRHALLAVAFLSEEKIAAKVEFLRKTFGWSEAEVAIAVAKLPVVLRNSQDRLQRMSEFLMYEVGLEPEYIAHRPAMLTYSLEARLKPRYYVVKFLKENGLLKRERSFYTAAQVSEKVFMEKFINPHKKAAPCLAEDYAATLKGKVPTRFRLQEPRTSSKSI